A single window of Mycolicibacterium madagascariense DNA harbors:
- a CDS encoding pyridoxal-phosphate dependent enzyme, which translates to MSTPPTDRVALASWPTPMEAAPRLAAEIGLRADGLWLKRDDLTGLAAGGNKIRKLEWTLAAALAEGADTVVTTGAPQSNHARLTAAAAARLGLRAVLVFPGAPASGVQGNLLLDGLLGATIVWTGDVAGGHEALGAAAASTADELREQGRHPVIIPFGGSNAVGAQGYRLAGREIAGQRPDCAHVVCAVGSGGTMAGLVAALGAHRVLGVHTGAVPDARAQVAALLADMGESTVAEDLRIREDQVGSGYEALTATAAEALRLAARTEGLVLDPTYTARALAGLVAEIEDGTIGAADEVVFLASGGLPGLFGHPRAASLVE; encoded by the coding sequence ATGAGCACTCCACCCACCGATCGGGTGGCGCTGGCCAGCTGGCCGACGCCGATGGAAGCCGCACCCCGGTTGGCAGCCGAGATCGGCCTGCGGGCCGACGGTCTGTGGCTCAAGCGCGACGATCTCACCGGGCTCGCCGCCGGCGGCAACAAGATTCGCAAGCTGGAGTGGACGCTGGCCGCCGCGCTGGCGGAGGGCGCCGACACCGTCGTCACCACCGGCGCGCCGCAGTCCAATCACGCCCGCCTGACCGCGGCTGCCGCGGCTCGGCTCGGCCTGCGCGCCGTGTTGGTCTTCCCGGGTGCGCCGGCCTCGGGCGTGCAGGGCAACCTGCTGCTCGACGGTCTGCTCGGCGCCACGATCGTCTGGACCGGTGACGTGGCCGGCGGCCACGAGGCGCTGGGGGCCGCCGCCGCCAGCACCGCCGACGAGCTACGCGAGCAGGGTCGGCATCCGGTCATCATTCCCTTCGGTGGGTCCAATGCCGTTGGCGCGCAAGGCTATCGGCTCGCTGGACGCGAGATCGCCGGGCAGCGTCCCGACTGCGCCCACGTGGTGTGCGCGGTCGGCTCGGGCGGCACCATGGCCGGCCTGGTCGCCGCGCTCGGTGCCCACCGCGTGCTGGGAGTGCACACCGGCGCCGTCCCCGATGCCCGCGCGCAGGTCGCCGCCCTGCTCGCCGACATGGGCGAGAGCACGGTGGCCGAGGACCTCCGCATCCGCGAAGATCAGGTCGGATCGGGGTATGAGGCCCTGACTGCCACGGCGGCCGAGGCGCTGCGTCTCGCCGCGCGTACCGAAGGTCTGGTGCTGGATCCGACGTACACCGCACGGGCACTGGCGGGACTGGTCGCCGAGATCGAGGACGGCACCATCGGCGCGGCCGACGAGGTGGTCTTCCTGGCCAGCGGGGGCCTCCCGGGCCTCTTCGGCCACCCCCGTGCCGCGTCGTTGGTCGAATGA
- a CDS encoding amylo-alpha-1,6-glucosidase — MSVVGTEDPAADAWASGAGPPVAGDDGAITLLEGSTFCISAASGDVHRDRPQGLFVADTRMLSCWQLAIDGAPVQVLSTIDEPTEPYRATFVGRTPPRRWLADSTLLVLRDRLIGDGMREDVTVRNLGPEPVGITLTLAVDTDFADLFAVKEGRIQPPHGRAVDVGMASLGFTLAGPDYTRGVQITAASGDPVVTPGGFTFRIVVPQRSQWSTCLAVQVSVGDDRIRLRHRCGEPVDTSDPARRLQAWRLSNPLIVTGDSAFNRALEVGTRDLGSLQIEDPKQPGRPIVAAGAPWFMALFGRDSLLTAWMALGLDPRLAVNTLRTLARLQGTRVDPRTDEEPGRILHEVRLGMEAAMALGGGTTYYGTADATPLFVMLLAELDRWGALLDDDRPALLAAADRAMTWILEYGDADGDGFVEYRRHTDRGLANQGWKDSFDGINFAAGQLAAPPIALCEVQGYVYGAFLARAYLADRDGDAPGAEQWRHRAQTLKTAFNQAFWMPEQQAFAVALDGAKRQVDAITSNMGHCLWTGIVDDDKAAAVAAHLVGPLLNSGFGVRTLATDMTAYNPMSYHNGSVWPHDTAIAVAGLAYYDFTDEAQRIAMGLLDACHHFDGRPPELFCGFSRTEFDRPVPYPTSCSPQAWAAASSRLVLRSLLRFHPDLPHGRVQIRPIVPDRLLPVRLENLPLGGRRLSIAVDADGGVEVSDLPPGVQLVTTPSDAATIDRSPGG; from the coding sequence GTGAGCGTCGTGGGCACCGAGGACCCGGCGGCCGACGCGTGGGCCTCCGGGGCGGGTCCTCCCGTCGCCGGCGACGACGGAGCCATCACGCTGCTGGAGGGTTCGACGTTTTGCATCTCGGCCGCATCCGGTGACGTCCATCGCGACCGGCCACAGGGGCTCTTCGTCGCCGACACTCGGATGCTGTCGTGCTGGCAGCTGGCCATCGACGGGGCGCCCGTGCAGGTCCTGTCCACGATCGACGAGCCCACCGAGCCGTACCGTGCGACGTTCGTCGGCCGGACTCCGCCCCGTCGGTGGCTGGCCGACAGCACGTTACTGGTGTTGCGCGACAGGCTGATTGGCGATGGCATGCGGGAGGACGTCACGGTGCGCAACCTCGGCCCCGAGCCGGTCGGGATCACGCTGACCCTGGCCGTCGACACCGACTTCGCAGATCTGTTCGCCGTCAAGGAGGGCAGGATCCAGCCACCGCACGGCCGGGCCGTCGACGTCGGCATGGCATCGCTGGGCTTCACGCTCGCCGGGCCCGACTACACCCGCGGTGTCCAGATCACGGCCGCCTCCGGGGATCCGGTCGTCACGCCCGGTGGGTTCACCTTCCGGATCGTGGTTCCCCAGCGGTCGCAGTGGTCGACCTGCCTCGCCGTGCAGGTGTCGGTCGGAGACGACCGCATCCGGCTCAGGCACCGCTGCGGTGAACCGGTCGACACCAGCGACCCGGCGCGGCGACTCCAGGCGTGGCGATTGTCGAATCCCTTGATCGTCACCGGTGATTCGGCGTTCAACCGCGCTCTGGAGGTCGGCACCCGCGACCTCGGCTCACTGCAGATCGAGGACCCGAAACAGCCAGGCCGCCCGATCGTGGCCGCCGGTGCGCCGTGGTTCATGGCGCTCTTCGGCCGGGATTCCCTCCTGACCGCATGGATGGCGCTGGGCCTCGATCCCCGCCTGGCGGTCAACACGCTGCGCACCCTCGCCCGACTGCAGGGCACCCGCGTCGACCCGCGGACGGACGAGGAACCGGGTCGCATCCTCCACGAGGTTCGCCTCGGCATGGAGGCGGCGATGGCCCTCGGGGGTGGCACGACCTACTACGGAACTGCCGATGCCACACCGTTGTTCGTGATGCTGCTCGCCGAGCTCGACCGGTGGGGAGCCCTGCTCGACGACGACCGACCGGCGCTGCTGGCGGCCGCCGACCGCGCCATGACCTGGATCCTCGAGTACGGCGACGCCGACGGCGACGGCTTCGTGGAGTACCGCCGGCACACCGATCGCGGTCTGGCCAATCAGGGCTGGAAGGACTCCTTCGACGGAATCAACTTCGCCGCCGGGCAGCTGGCAGCCCCTCCGATCGCGCTATGCGAGGTACAGGGCTACGTCTACGGCGCGTTCCTGGCGCGGGCGTACCTCGCCGACCGCGACGGCGACGCGCCCGGCGCCGAGCAGTGGCGCCACCGCGCGCAGACGCTCAAAACCGCGTTCAATCAAGCGTTTTGGATGCCCGAGCAGCAGGCGTTCGCGGTGGCACTCGACGGCGCCAAACGTCAGGTCGACGCCATCACGTCGAACATGGGCCACTGCCTGTGGACCGGTATCGTCGACGACGACAAGGCCGCCGCGGTGGCCGCCCATCTCGTCGGGCCGCTGTTGAACTCGGGCTTCGGGGTGCGCACGCTGGCCACCGACATGACGGCCTACAACCCGATGAGCTATCACAACGGCTCGGTGTGGCCTCACGACACCGCCATCGCCGTCGCCGGACTGGCCTACTACGACTTCACCGACGAGGCGCAACGCATTGCCATGGGCCTGCTCGACGCGTGTCATCACTTCGACGGCAGGCCGCCCGAGCTGTTCTGCGGGTTCTCGCGGACCGAGTTCGATCGGCCCGTGCCCTATCCGACGTCGTGTTCGCCCCAAGCGTGGGCGGCGGCGTCGTCGCGCCTGGTGCTGCGCAGCCTGCTGCGCTTCCACCCCGACCTTCCGCACGGCCGTGTGCAGATCCGTCCGATCGTCCCGGACCGGTTGCTGCCCGTGCGACTGGAGAACCTGCCGCTGGGCGGGAGAAGGCTGAGCATCGCGGTCGACGCCGACGGCGGGGTCGAGGTGAGCGACCTGCCGCCGGGCGTTCAGCTGGTCACGACCCCATCAGATGCAGCGACGATCGACCGGTCACCCGGTGGGTAG
- a CDS encoding alpha/beta fold hydrolase, which yields MTEGAPDEVSAAAGEVAPLDVVGSGILPPVSVRVRRVFGLLERLAPVVGSRWAVELWCTPPVLESSLRMPPGVSPGRPVEAYWDGHRVAGEEWGQGQEPPVYLIHGWGGQRPHLAVFVTPLVQAGYRVIAFDLPSHNESDPGALAPGRTTAIECAHAIAAMIETHGPAHAVVAHSLGANATALAAAQGAPVGRLVFLAPMGDYPLYLDLFAARHGFGRRIRRGLHRRLEKRIGMTLEDTNMTRIGRRADYPPMLVIHDPDDPDSPYAASERLARSWRGARLFTTQGLGRLAHYRILRHRPAIRAGVDFIGPHPADAIAESPSTT from the coding sequence ATGACCGAAGGAGCACCCGACGAGGTGTCGGCCGCAGCCGGCGAGGTTGCCCCCCTCGACGTGGTCGGGTCCGGAATCCTGCCTCCGGTCAGTGTGCGCGTGCGTCGGGTCTTTGGACTGCTCGAACGGTTGGCGCCCGTCGTCGGCTCGCGGTGGGCCGTCGAGTTGTGGTGCACGCCACCGGTTCTCGAATCCAGTCTGCGCATGCCGCCGGGTGTGTCCCCGGGGCGACCGGTGGAGGCGTACTGGGATGGGCATCGGGTCGCGGGTGAGGAGTGGGGCCAGGGCCAGGAACCACCGGTCTATCTGATTCACGGATGGGGCGGCCAGCGTCCTCACCTGGCCGTCTTCGTCACCCCGCTGGTGCAGGCGGGGTATCGGGTCATCGCGTTCGACCTGCCCAGCCACAACGAGTCCGATCCGGGTGCGCTGGCGCCGGGGCGTACCACCGCGATCGAGTGCGCCCACGCCATCGCGGCCATGATCGAGACCCACGGACCCGCGCACGCGGTGGTGGCTCATTCGCTCGGCGCCAATGCGACGGCCCTGGCCGCCGCGCAGGGTGCACCCGTCGGGCGCTTGGTGTTCTTGGCGCCGATGGGGGACTACCCGCTCTATCTCGACCTGTTCGCCGCACGCCATGGCTTCGGCCGCCGGATCCGCAGGGGCCTACACCGTCGTCTGGAGAAGCGAATCGGCATGACCCTGGAGGACACGAACATGACGCGGATCGGTCGGCGGGCCGACTATCCGCCGATGCTCGTCATCCACGATCCCGACGACCCGGACAGCCCCTATGCCGCCAGCGAGCGGCTGGCCCGCTCCTGGCGCGGCGCACGGCTGTTCACCACGCAGGGGCTCGGCCGACTGGCCCACTATCGAATCCTGCGCCACCGTCCCGCCATTCGCGCCGGGGTCGACTTCATCGGCCCTCACCCGGCGGACGCGATCGCGGAGTCACCCAGCACGACCTAG
- a CDS encoding glycosyltransferase family 4 protein, producing MTKEPLKIGLLAPPWAAVPPPGYGGTESVVCQLAHGLTAAGHEVVLYATGDSTARVPTVRGTAAADWHRIGLGEVELPHVMGGYEALAGCDVIHDHTLLGPAWALASGHDRVVTTCHGPFSGELRAIYGRYGKRVPVVAVSHDQASHAPEIAVDRVIHHGLDPDDYAPGSGGGGYLVFLGRMTPDKGIREAILAARAAGTPLVIAAKNREPVERAYFAEQVQPLLRDDVDFIGEVAGEAKLALLGAAKALLNPIQWAEPFGLVMIEAMACGTPVIACPNGAAPEIVDSGETGFLCDDFDELVNAIHDVDSLSRDACRAAVVERFSTSRMIDDHLDLYREMLAR from the coding sequence ATGACGAAGGAACCCTTGAAGATCGGACTGCTGGCGCCGCCGTGGGCGGCGGTCCCCCCGCCGGGATATGGCGGGACCGAATCGGTGGTGTGCCAACTGGCGCACGGCTTGACCGCAGCCGGGCACGAGGTGGTGCTCTATGCCACCGGTGACAGCACGGCACGGGTCCCCACCGTCCGCGGCACCGCCGCGGCCGATTGGCACCGCATCGGTCTCGGCGAGGTCGAATTGCCGCACGTGATGGGCGGATACGAGGCGTTGGCCGGCTGCGACGTGATCCACGACCACACGCTGTTGGGGCCGGCCTGGGCCTTGGCGTCCGGACACGACCGGGTCGTCACCACCTGTCACGGCCCCTTCAGCGGGGAACTGCGGGCGATCTACGGCCGCTACGGCAAAAGGGTTCCCGTCGTGGCGGTCTCACACGATCAGGCGTCCCACGCGCCGGAGATCGCCGTCGACCGCGTGATTCATCATGGGCTCGATCCCGACGACTACGCGCCCGGCAGCGGTGGGGGAGGGTATCTGGTATTCCTCGGACGGATGACTCCGGACAAGGGAATTCGCGAGGCCATCCTGGCAGCGCGGGCTGCGGGCACGCCGTTGGTCATCGCGGCCAAGAACCGCGAACCCGTCGAGCGCGCCTACTTCGCCGAGCAGGTGCAGCCGCTGCTCAGGGACGACGTGGACTTCATCGGGGAAGTCGCCGGTGAGGCGAAGCTCGCGCTCCTCGGCGCGGCGAAGGCGCTGCTGAACCCCATTCAGTGGGCGGAGCCGTTCGGGTTGGTGATGATCGAGGCGATGGCGTGCGGCACGCCCGTCATCGCCTGCCCCAACGGCGCCGCACCCGAGATCGTCGACAGCGGCGAGACCGGTTTCCTCTGTGACGATTTCGACGAACTCGTGAACGCGATCCACGACGTCGACTCCTTGAGCCGGGATGCCTGCCGGGCCGCCGTCGTCGAACGCTTCTCGACGTCCCGCATGATCGACGACCACCTCGACCTCTATCGAGAGATGTTGGCGCGGTGA
- a CDS encoding Chromate resistance protein ChrB, with amino-acid sequence MTENEPTRWLVLVVRVPAEPSRHRVAVWRELRRAGAVSLGQGAWIIPDAPVFAEGIARTIELADRGDGEVVVLNAMGRGEPDAARLEALFTAERQEEWAEFLSECRKFDAEIAKEIRIGKFTLAELEEEEQSLDRLRRWHRELTARDVFVAANAAAARQQLKHCNELLADYTERVFTALHQM; translated from the coding sequence GTGACCGAAAACGAGCCCACCCGCTGGTTGGTCCTGGTGGTGCGCGTGCCGGCAGAACCATCGCGACACCGCGTCGCCGTCTGGCGCGAGCTCCGGCGGGCCGGAGCGGTGTCGTTGGGGCAGGGCGCCTGGATCATCCCCGATGCACCGGTCTTCGCCGAGGGCATTGCCAGAACCATCGAGTTGGCCGACCGCGGGGACGGCGAGGTCGTCGTGCTGAACGCCATGGGTCGTGGCGAGCCCGACGCGGCTCGGCTCGAGGCCCTCTTCACGGCCGAGCGGCAGGAGGAATGGGCCGAATTCCTTTCCGAATGCCGGAAATTCGACGCCGAGATCGCCAAGGAGATCCGCATCGGCAAGTTCACCCTCGCCGAATTGGAGGAGGAAGAGCAGAGTCTGGACCGGTTGCGTCGCTGGCACCGTGAGCTCACCGCCCGCGACGTCTTCGTCGCCGCCAATGCTGCCGCGGCTCGGCAGCAGCTCAAACACTGCAACGAGCTACTGGCCGACTACACCGAGCGGGTATTCACCGCGCTCCATCAGATGTGA
- a CDS encoding FUSC family protein — MAYGAVWRSVVGALRPGPSPLATAAALRAVGGAGVIALAGAILGDLRVVGVAYLGAACSVAFVTGGTYGNRLRALAAQGTGAIVGIGVGATLPHSAVALVAAATVVGVVSGLVGALGANAPGMGMMLSIGLAFGQFGASTLPWWQQDLWYSAGTAVIAVATLSPWLFRRGVLERQAVADVYFAAAALCTATGGPAARAARMNLAAASARARAAGGDARAEMVAFAAASVYARGVPVPPQTVAAVTTAGSRVLAGQPMPMTIDGPRSADPEVRALCDALTAAARGPESPRRPAGAALRAAVTRQAVANGARIGLCMGSATAITVGLHEPAHAFWLPLTVAVIVRPEYASVFVRTINRVCGTVLGAAVAAAVLWAYPTGFAVAIAAAAALGFAVLTAPKLYALSIIGVTASALLSGSIGHVDLVLPVLRLWDTVIGAAVAIVVGYLLWPGARRLPQAARLDAGIAAARRYLGEAVQPSGDRSRWQPSRDEAYQLAHRARAACEAALLEPPPVGAAAGAMLAAATELEDVVDAITAVAAATEAGIDAAPRADAVGERIAALEGAVAATGPRSA, encoded by the coding sequence ATGGCGTACGGGGCGGTGTGGCGCAGCGTCGTGGGGGCGCTGCGGCCGGGGCCGAGTCCGCTGGCAACGGCGGCGGCGTTGCGCGCGGTGGGCGGGGCCGGTGTCATCGCGCTGGCCGGTGCCATCCTCGGGGACCTGCGCGTGGTCGGAGTGGCCTATCTGGGGGCGGCGTGTTCGGTCGCCTTCGTCACCGGCGGCACCTACGGCAACCGTCTGCGTGCGCTGGCCGCCCAGGGCACGGGAGCGATCGTGGGAATCGGCGTCGGCGCGACGCTGCCCCACTCCGCGGTCGCCCTGGTGGCGGCGGCCACCGTGGTGGGCGTGGTCTCCGGTCTCGTGGGCGCCCTCGGCGCCAACGCCCCCGGGATGGGGATGATGCTCAGCATCGGGCTGGCCTTCGGGCAGTTCGGCGCATCGACGCTGCCCTGGTGGCAGCAAGACCTGTGGTACTCGGCGGGCACGGCGGTCATCGCCGTGGCGACCCTGTCTCCCTGGCTCTTTCGGCGTGGGGTCCTGGAGCGGCAGGCGGTGGCCGACGTGTACTTCGCGGCCGCGGCCCTGTGCACGGCCACCGGCGGCCCGGCGGCCCGGGCGGCGCGGATGAACCTCGCCGCCGCGTCGGCTCGCGCACGTGCCGCCGGTGGCGACGCACGCGCCGAGATGGTCGCCTTCGCCGCCGCGAGTGTCTACGCGCGAGGCGTGCCCGTCCCGCCGCAGACCGTCGCGGCGGTCACGACGGCCGGCTCGAGAGTCCTTGCGGGCCAGCCCATGCCGATGACGATCGACGGCCCCCGGTCAGCGGACCCCGAGGTGCGGGCCCTCTGCGATGCCCTGACGGCTGCCGCACGTGGCCCGGAATCGCCCCGACGCCCGGCCGGTGCCGCGCTGCGGGCCGCGGTGACGCGGCAGGCGGTGGCCAACGGTGCGCGCATCGGCCTGTGCATGGGGTCCGCGACGGCCATCACCGTGGGTCTGCACGAGCCCGCCCATGCCTTCTGGTTACCACTGACCGTCGCGGTCATCGTGCGACCGGAATACGCGTCGGTGTTCGTCCGCACGATCAACCGGGTGTGCGGCACGGTGCTCGGCGCCGCCGTCGCGGCCGCCGTCCTCTGGGCCTACCCCACCGGGTTCGCCGTGGCGATCGCCGCGGCGGCGGCGCTGGGCTTCGCGGTGCTGACCGCCCCGAAACTGTACGCGCTCAGCATCATTGGCGTGACGGCGTCTGCGTTGCTCTCGGGCTCGATCGGACACGTCGACCTGGTGCTGCCCGTGCTGCGGCTCTGGGACACCGTGATCGGCGCTGCCGTGGCCATCGTCGTCGGATACCTGCTGTGGCCCGGTGCGCGTCGGCTCCCCCAGGCGGCCCGACTCGATGCCGGAATCGCCGCGGCCCGCCGATACCTGGGCGAAGCCGTGCAGCCGTCCGGTGACCGCTCTCGGTGGCAGCCCTCCCGCGACGAGGCCTACCAGCTGGCGCACCGGGCCCGCGCCGCGTGTGAGGCCGCGCTCCTGGAACCCCCACCCGTGGGTGCCGCTGCCGGTGCCATGCTCGCGGCGGCGACCGAACTCGAGGACGTCGTCGACGCCATCACCGCCGTCGCTGCCGCCACCGAGGCGGGCATCGACGCCGCCCCGCGAGCGGACGCGGTCGGTGAGCGGATCGCCGCACTGGAGGGTGCAGTGGCGGCCACCGGCCCACGTTCAGCCTGA
- a CDS encoding DUF2231 domain-containing protein, producing MTTINGLPAHALLVHFIVVLAPLTAILAILSALWPAARQRLVWLVFTLAVVTAILTPITTQAGEWLEHRSGRSPLLHAHTELGDTMIYFSLGLVVAAVLLAVVHVRESRGHSLNTIALWAIAGVVIGVSIATTVQVYRIGDSGAQSVWAQDTGGS from the coding sequence GTGACCACCATCAATGGTCTTCCCGCCCACGCACTGTTGGTGCACTTCATCGTCGTCCTGGCCCCGCTGACCGCCATCTTGGCCATCCTGAGCGCGCTATGGCCCGCGGCCCGGCAGCGCCTGGTCTGGCTCGTCTTCACACTTGCCGTCGTGACGGCGATCCTGACGCCGATCACGACGCAGGCCGGAGAGTGGCTGGAGCACCGCTCGGGCCGATCACCGCTGCTGCATGCTCACACCGAACTGGGCGACACGATGATCTACTTCTCGCTCGGGCTCGTGGTCGCTGCGGTGTTGCTCGCCGTCGTGCACGTCCGTGAGAGCCGTGGGCACTCGCTGAATACCATTGCGCTGTGGGCGATTGCGGGGGTGGTGATCGGGGTGAGCATCGCCACCACCGTGCAGGTCTACCGCATCGGCGATTCCGGAGCGCAGTCGGTGTGGGCGCAGGACACCGGCGGGAGCTGA
- a CDS encoding ANTAR domain-containing protein, producing the protein MSLTTPEPSERPVDGTAIRPAVDGVADGLADLDEVTWSSLEQLGRVLQVQEAGLHATLVAVLTAAVELIDGAQAAGLNLYEKGRFAPQVVLGTAPPLLDELQQRTGVGPCIEASREQCTIAITDTRRDERWPAFTAQAVQLGVLSMLCVPLWVDERRLGSLSLYASTAEAFSATATRLAGLYATHAALALADAQRTDQLHRVVANRDVIGQAKGILMATRGLRADDAFAVLVRTSQQLNRKVVEVAEVLAATGALPTG; encoded by the coding sequence GTGTCCCTCACCACCCCCGAGCCCAGCGAGCGGCCCGTCGACGGCACGGCGATCCGACCCGCCGTCGACGGGGTGGCCGATGGTCTTGCCGACCTCGACGAGGTCACCTGGAGCAGCCTGGAGCAGCTCGGTCGGGTGCTGCAGGTCCAGGAAGCGGGACTGCACGCCACACTGGTCGCGGTCCTGACCGCGGCCGTCGAGCTGATCGACGGGGCACAGGCCGCGGGGCTGAATCTCTACGAGAAGGGCAGATTCGCGCCGCAGGTGGTCCTCGGCACGGCGCCGCCCCTGCTTGACGAGCTGCAACAGCGCACCGGGGTCGGGCCGTGCATCGAGGCCTCCCGCGAGCAGTGCACCATCGCGATCACCGACACCCGCCGCGACGAGCGGTGGCCTGCCTTCACCGCGCAGGCCGTGCAGCTGGGCGTGCTGTCGATGCTGTGCGTTCCGCTGTGGGTCGACGAACGCCGGCTCGGCTCGCTGAGCCTCTACGCCTCCACCGCCGAGGCGTTCAGCGCGACGGCGACGCGGTTGGCGGGCCTGTACGCCACCCACGCTGCGCTGGCGCTGGCCGACGCCCAACGCACCGATCAGCTGCACCGGGTCGTGGCGAATCGCGACGTCATCGGGCAGGCCAAGGGCATCTTGATGGCGACCCGCGGGCTGCGCGCCGACGACGCGTTCGCGGTGTTGGTCAGGACGTCCCAACAGCTCAACCGCAAGGTCGTCGAGGTGGCCGAGGTGTTGGCGGCCACCGGTGCACTACCCACCGGGTGA
- a CDS encoding putative quinol monooxygenase, which produces MVTKALLVRLEAKPGKEKAVEEFLLSALPLVEQEPGTKPWLAVRFGPSTFGIIDAFPDEAARETHLGGPVGKALAEKGDELFASAPDVSRLDVLADKT; this is translated from the coding sequence ATGGTGACCAAGGCGCTGCTGGTACGGCTCGAGGCCAAGCCCGGCAAGGAGAAGGCGGTCGAGGAGTTCCTGCTCTCGGCGTTGCCGCTCGTCGAACAGGAGCCCGGAACGAAGCCGTGGTTGGCGGTGCGATTCGGTCCCTCGACGTTCGGCATCATCGACGCGTTCCCCGACGAGGCGGCCCGCGAGACCCATCTCGGCGGGCCGGTCGGCAAGGCCCTGGCGGAGAAGGGCGACGAACTCTTCGCCTCGGCACCGGACGTCAGCAGACTCGACGTGCTGGCCGACAAGACGTGA
- a CDS encoding D-2-hydroxyacid dehydrogenase, protein MGRDVKVLVLLEPDPELPPPPLDLLPADVDVVQVGPTPSDEELAGATVLYVWDHRFADLGPILRRTTQLQWVHAASIGVNRLMCPELSAVTLTNSRGVFDTSISEWVLAAVLAHVKDLRETWRLQTETTWTYRTTGRLAGTRAAVVGTGSIGRAIADRLSRLDVRVTLVGRRPGEDPTFGTVHGSDDLVSIAAAVDLLVLAVPLTPGTTALVDAEVLGALGPRGLVVNVGRGPTIVESDLVDALRNGTIAAAALDVFDVEPLPADSPLWAMPNVLVSPHMSGDYRGFEVDMMDVFTDNLERWRRGNSLRNVVDPAAGYVPQ, encoded by the coding sequence ATGGGGCGCGACGTCAAGGTCCTGGTACTCCTGGAGCCCGACCCCGAGCTGCCCCCGCCGCCGCTCGACCTCCTCCCCGCCGACGTCGACGTCGTTCAGGTGGGACCAACGCCCAGCGACGAGGAGTTGGCCGGTGCGACGGTGTTGTACGTCTGGGATCACCGGTTCGCCGATCTCGGCCCGATCCTGCGCCGCACGACTCAGTTGCAGTGGGTACACGCCGCCTCGATCGGCGTGAATCGGTTGATGTGCCCGGAGTTGTCGGCCGTGACCCTGACGAATTCGCGCGGAGTGTTCGACACGTCCATCAGCGAATGGGTCCTGGCCGCGGTGCTCGCTCACGTGAAGGACCTTCGGGAGACGTGGCGGCTGCAGACCGAGACCACCTGGACCTACCGCACCACGGGCCGGCTCGCCGGTACCCGGGCGGCGGTCGTGGGAACGGGCTCGATCGGGCGAGCCATCGCAGACCGCTTGTCCCGTCTGGACGTTCGGGTCACGTTGGTGGGCCGTCGCCCGGGTGAGGACCCCACGTTCGGGACGGTCCACGGTTCCGACGACCTCGTCTCGATCGCTGCCGCCGTCGATCTGCTCGTGCTGGCCGTCCCGCTCACGCCAGGGACCACGGCCCTGGTGGACGCCGAAGTGCTTGGCGCGCTTGGCCCTCGAGGCCTCGTCGTCAACGTGGGACGGGGGCCCACGATCGTCGAGTCCGACCTCGTCGACGCGCTGCGGAACGGGACGATCGCCGCGGCGGCACTGGACGTCTTCGACGTCGAACCGCTGCCCGCCGACTCCCCGCTGTGGGCCATGCCGAACGTCCTGGTGTCGCCTCACATGTCCGGTGACTACCGCGGTTTCGAGGTCGACATGATGGACGTGTTCACCGACAACCTCGAACGGTGGCGGCGCGGTAACTCACTGCGCAACGTCGTCGATCCCGCGGCGGGCTACGTGCCGCAGTGA